From a single Rutidosis leptorrhynchoides isolate AG116_Rl617_1_P2 chromosome 5, CSIRO_AGI_Rlap_v1, whole genome shotgun sequence genomic region:
- the LOC139850429 gene encoding sodium/hydrogen exchanger 1-like: MGVDLGLLLGKMHMNNTALGASEHAAVVNMNLFVALLCACIVLGHLLEESRWMNESITALILGLCTGAVILIGTKGKNSHLFVFSEDLFFIYLLPPIIFNAGFQVKKKQFFRNFMTIVLFGAVGTGISFTIISYGAIHIFNRMNVGDLDLGDFLALGAIFSATDSVCTLQVLNQDETPLLYSLVFGEGVVNDATSIVIFNAVQNFDLSRLASSDAFHLIGNFFYLFVTSTALGAGAGLLSAYIIKRLYFGRHSTDREVAIMILMAYSSYMLAELFYLSGILTVFFCGIVMSHYTWHNVTEKSRITTKHAFATLSFISELFIFLYVGMDALDLEKWSFVQDSPGKSIRVSAILLGLVLVGRGCFVFPLSFFSNLTKRNENEKITFRQQVLIWWAGLMRGAVSMALAYNQFTKRGHTHLRGNAIMITSTISVVLFSTMVFGLITKPLVRLLLPPRSINQLAPSEPTSPGSLMAHLLGNAGDPEAAPGQNGSVLRPSSLRVLLLTPSHTVHYYWRKFDDAFMRPVFGGRGFVPYIPGTPTEQSNHNLISEEANN, translated from the exons ATGGGGGTTGATTTAGGGTTACTACTTGGAAAGATGCACATGAATAATACAGCATTGGGTGCATCTGAGCATGCTGCTGTTGTGAATATGAATCTATTTGTTGCCCTTCTTTGTGCTTGTATTGTTCTTGGTCATCTTTTGGAAGAAAGCAGGTGGATGAATGAGTCCATCACTGCCCTTATTCTT GGTCTATGTACAGGTGCTGTTATTTTAATAGGAACTAAAGGAAAAAATTCACATTTGTTTGTGTTTAGTGAAGaccttttcttcatctatcttctACCACCAATCATCTTTAATGCTGG GTTCCAGGTAAAGAAGAAACAGTTTTTTCGAAATTTCATGACCATTGTGCTATTTGGTGCTGTTGGTACTGGAATATCTTTCACCATCATATCTTATG GGGCTATACACATTTTCAATAGAATGAATGTTGGTGATCTAGATCTTGGAGATTTTCTCG CATTAGGTGCAATATTTTCAGCAACAGATTCTGTTTGCACTTTGCAG GTCCTGAATCAGGACGAGACCCCATTGTTGTACAGTTTGGTGTTTGGGGAAGGCGTTGTAAATGACGCCACATCAATCGTGATTTTCAATGCAGTCCAAAACTTTGATTTATCACGTCTCGCATCAAGTGATGCGTTTCATTTAATTGgaaatttcttttatttatttgtcACAAGCACTGCCCTTGGAGCCGGT GCTGGGCTACTAAGTGCCTACATTATAAAAAGGCTATATTTTGGAAG GCATTCAACTGATCGAGAAGTTGCTATCATGATTTTAATGGCTTACTCTTCATATATGTTAGCCGAA TTATTTTATTTAAGTGGCATTCTGACAGTGTTTTTCTGTGGAATTGTGATGTCACATTACACGTGGCACAATGTCACAGAGAAATCAAGAATCACTACTAA GCATGCTTTCGCAACGTTGTCATTTATATCAGAGTTATTTATCTTTCTTTATGTTGGTATGGATGCTTTGGATCTTGAAAAGTGGAGCTTCGTTCAAGACAG CCCTGGAAAGTCAATTAGAGTGAGCGCAATTTTGTTGGGGTTAGTTTTAGTTGGAAGAGGATGTTTCGTGTTCCCGTTATCATTTTTTTCCAACTTGACAAAAAGGAACGAAAACGAGAAAATCACTTTTAGGCAGCAA GTTTTGATTTGGTGGGCCGGTCTTATGAGAGGTGCTGTTTCAATGGCCCTTGCGTATAACCAG TTTACAAAGCGAGGTCACACACATTTGCGAGGGAACGCGATTATGATAACAAGTACTATCAGTGTTGTCCTTTTCAGTACTATG GTATTTGGACTGATAACTAAGCCTCTAGTGAGACTATTGCTTCCACCCAGAAGCATTAACCAATTGGCACCGTCGGAACCAACCAGCCCTGGGTCCTTAATGGCTCATCTACTAGGAAATGCGGGTGACCCGGAAGCTGCACCGGGTCAAAATGGGTCAGTACTTCGCCCATCAAGTCTGCGCGTGCTTCTTTTAACACCTTCTCACACAGTCCACTACTACTGGAGAAAGTTTGATGATGCATTCATGCGTCCAGTTTTTGGTGGTCGTGGTTTTGTTCCGTATATTCCCGGAACTCCTACAGAACAAAGTAATCATAATTTGATTTCAGAAGAAGCTAATAATTAA
- the LOC139848229 gene encoding sugar transporter ERD6-like 16 yields MAITEHKDIEKGDNKGLEDLFEPLIDEKSKENNSKIDDEEFVQNDSIAMVLLSTAVAVCGSLEFGSCVGYSAPVQSDISIDLNLSVAEYSLFGSIVTIGAMIGAITSGRIADTIGRKGAMALSAVFCIAGWLAIFFTMGSLLLDTGRFFTGYGIGIFSFVVPIYIAEISPKNLRGGLTTLNQLMIVTGSSISFLLGTVVSWRTLALTGLVPCVILLIGLTFIPESPRWLAKVGREAEFEYTLRKLRGAKANILAEADEIHETILIVKSLPKARFLDLFDAKYIKAVIIAVGLMFCQQSGGINGIGFYVSETFQTAGLSSGKAGTVAYALIQIPVTIIGVILMDKSGRRALLLVSSSGTFLGCFLVGTSFLIKSQAIMLEWVPLLAVSGVLIFIASFSIGMGAVPWLIMSEIFPLHIKGTAGSVAVLVNWFGAWVVSYSFNFLINWSPAGTFLLFSGFCILTVIFVAKLVPETKGKSLEEIQASINK; encoded by the exons ATGGCAATTACAGAGCATAAGGACATTGAGAAAGGAGATAACAAAGGACTCGAAGATTTATTCGAGCCACTTATCGAtgaaaaatcaaaagaaaataattcaaaaatagaTGATGAAGAATTTGTTCAGAATGATTCAATTGCAATGGTTCTTTTATCAACTGCTGTTGCTGTTTGTGGTTCTCTTGAATTCGGGTCGTGT GTTGGATATTCTGCACCTGTTCAATCTGATATCAGCATTGACCTGAACTTATCTGTAGCAGAG TATTCGTTGTTTGGATCGATTGTAACGATTGGAGCAATGATTGGAGCAATCACTAGCGGTAGAATTGCTGATACAATCGGTCGAAAAGGG GCCATGGCATTATCAGCTGTTTTCTGTATAGCAGGGTGGCTTGCAATCTTTTTCACCATG GGATCACTTTTACTTGATACGGGGCGGTTCTTCACAGGATACGGCATTGGAATTTTCTCCTTTGTG GTCCCAATATATATTGCGGAAATATCACCCAAAAATCTACGCGGAGGGCTAACCACTCTTAATCAG CTCATGATTGTTACTGGTTCATCGATATCGTTCTTGTTGGGAACAGTCGTTTCATGGAGAACACTAGCGTTAACTG GACTAGTTCCCTGTGTTATTTTGCTAATCGGCTTAACGTTTATTCCAGAGTCTCCAAGATGGCTG GCGAAGGTAGGACGTGAAGCAGAATTCGAATATACTTTACGCAAGCTTCGTGGTGCAAAAGCAAATATTTTGGCCGAAGCTGATGAAATACAT gaGACGATACTTATCGTTAAAAGTCTTCCTAAAGCACGCTTCTTGGATTTGTTCGACGCCAAGTACATAAAAGCAGTTATA ATTGCTGTTGGATTAATGTTCTGTCAACAATCTGGAGGAATCAACGGAATAGGCTTTTATGTAAGCGAAACCTTTCAAACTGCTG GACTTTCATCAGGCAAAGCAGGAACCGTTGCTTATGCATTGATTCAG ATTCCTGTAACGATCATCGGTGTGATTTTAATGGACAAATCAGGACGACGGGCTCTTCTTCTG GTATCTTCATCTGGGACATTTCTTGGATGTTTTCTTGTTGGAACTTCCTTTTTAATTAAGAGCCAAGCCATTATGCTCGAATGGGTCCCACTTCTAGCCGTTTCTGGCGTTTTGATATTCATAGCGTCATTTTCAATAGGAATGGGAGCTGTACCTTGGTTAATCATGTCTGAG ATATTCCCATTGCACATAAAAGGCACTGCAGGAAGTGTAGCCGTGTTAGTAAACTGGTTTGGTGCGTGGGTGGTTTCGTACAGTTTTAACTTTCTTATAAACTGGAGTCCTGCAG GTACATTTTTGTTGTTTTCGGGATTTTGTATTCTTACTGTTATATTTGTGGCAAAATTAGTGCCCGAAACGAAAGGAAAAAGCTTGGAAGAAATTCAAGCATCTATCAATAAGTAG